The following proteins are encoded in a genomic region of Tenacibaculum sp. 190524A05c:
- a CDS encoding sensor histidine kinase, which translates to MENFYFLCPLIALIFIEKKWIVVSFMIICWALYFVPSKLYNIYPEHPMNPALIFAVFLGSFVILNYSQVLNRKNEEKLEEAYLELEEKRKNEFAHLQLKSLKAQMNPHFMFNAMNSIQNLVLKGDKHEAYNYLTKFSSLIRDNLNMSEKSFVSFEDEILLLKKYLELEKLRFRENFQYEMIGIDFIDSIKVPSMIIQPFVENAIKHGLLHKKTGIKKVTLKFTLHEVLECTIIDNGIGMRASKDINELNDLKNNSLSTKLIEERLTLLKDYYKTNIGFSYIDIPEGTKVIIKIPYTA; encoded by the coding sequence ATGGAAAATTTTTATTTCCTATGTCCTTTAATAGCCTTAATATTTATTGAAAAAAAGTGGATTGTAGTATCATTTATGATTATTTGCTGGGCATTATATTTTGTTCCGAGTAAACTTTATAACATATACCCAGAACATCCTATGAATCCTGCTTTAATATTTGCAGTTTTTCTGGGGTCATTTGTTATTTTGAATTATTCTCAAGTTTTAAATAGAAAAAATGAAGAGAAATTAGAAGAGGCATACTTAGAGCTAGAAGAGAAAAGAAAGAACGAATTCGCTCACTTACAATTAAAGTCGCTCAAGGCGCAAATGAACCCTCACTTTATGTTTAACGCCATGAATTCAATCCAAAACTTGGTTCTAAAAGGAGATAAGCATGAAGCATATAACTATCTTACAAAATTTTCATCTCTTATACGAGATAATTTAAACATGAGTGAAAAAAGTTTCGTGTCATTTGAGGATGAAATACTATTACTCAAAAAGTACTTAGAGTTAGAGAAACTTAGGTTTCGAGAAAACTTTCAATATGAAATGATTGGAATAGACTTTATTGATAGTATTAAAGTTCCTTCAATGATTATTCAACCTTTTGTTGAAAATGCAATTAAACATGGTTTATTGCATAAGAAAACTGGAATAAAAAAAGTTACTTTGAAATTTACACTACATGAGGTTTTGGAATGTACAATTATTGATAATGGTATTGGAATGAGAGCTTCAAAAGATATAAATGAATTAAATGATTTAAAAAATAATTCTCTATCAACCAAGTTAATTGAAGAGCGATTAACATTATTAAAAGATTATTATAAAACAAATATTGGTTTTAGTTATATCGATATTCCGGAAGGAACTAAAGTAATTATTAAAATACCTTATACAGCATAA